One region of Pirellulales bacterium genomic DNA includes:
- a CDS encoding ParA family protein, whose protein sequence is MRKIAIINQKGGVGKTTTAVNLAAALAATGQRVAVIDLDPQAHASLHLGLPPENDGGSVYDVMTGDARLADVRRQVQDSLWLVGSHIDLAAAEVELAGVVGRELILRDKLAEDDERFDYLFIDCPPSLGILTLNALAAVDEVFIPLQPHFLALHGLSKLLETIDLVGRRLNPRLRLSGVVLCMFDGSTRLASEVCHDVEQFFEQCRAGRTCWSDAQPFQTRIRRNVRLAEAPSFGKSIFDYAPGSNGADDYRQLAQEVLQLAPAVATP, encoded by the coding sequence ATGCGAAAAATCGCCATCATCAATCAGAAGGGGGGCGTGGGCAAAACCACGACCGCCGTCAATCTGGCGGCCGCGCTGGCCGCCACCGGTCAGCGGGTCGCGGTCATCGACCTCGACCCACAGGCCCACGCCAGCTTGCACCTGGGCCTGCCGCCCGAAAACGACGGCGGCTCCGTGTACGACGTGATGACCGGCGATGCCCGGCTGGCCGACGTGCGCCGCCAAGTGCAAGACAGCCTCTGGCTCGTCGGATCGCACATCGACCTGGCGGCGGCCGAAGTCGAGCTGGCCGGCGTGGTCGGCCGAGAACTGATCTTGCGCGATAAGCTTGCCGAAGACGACGAGCGGTTCGACTATCTGTTCATCGACTGCCCGCCCTCGCTGGGCATTTTGACGCTGAATGCCCTGGCGGCCGTCGACGAGGTCTTCATCCCCTTGCAGCCGCACTTTTTAGCCCTGCACGGTCTCAGCAAGCTATTGGAAACGATCGACCTGGTGGGGCGGCGGCTGAATCCGCGACTGCGGCTATCGGGCGTGGTGCTCTGCATGTTCGACGGCTCGACGCGGCTGGCGAGCGAGGTCTGCCACGACGTGGAACAGTTCTTCGAGCAGTGCCGCGCGGGCCGCACCTGCTGGTCCGATGCTCAGCCCTTTCAGACCCGCATCCGGCGCAACGTGCGGCTGGCCGAGGCGCCGAGCTTCGGCAAGTCGATTTTCGATTATGCCCCCGGCTCCAACGGCGCCGACGACTATCGTCAGCTCGCCCAAGAGGTGCTGCAGCTCGCCCCGGCGGTGGCGACGCCGTAA
- a CDS encoding PIG-L deacetylase family protein, translated as MTERVFAVAAHPDDIEFVMAGTLIRLREAGYELHYMNVANGCCGSTQHDAATVARVRREEAVAACRSIGAVFHDSLVNDLEIFYDRPTLVRLAAIMREVSPQIVLTHSPVDYMEDHTNTCRLVVTAAFARCMPNFPAEPPTPAVSQPVTVYHAQPHGNQTPLGEPVLPGLFVDVTDVMPQKAAMLACHASQKRWLDESQGLDSYLRTMQELSAEVGRMSGCFQYAEGWRRHLHLGFCNADADPLADALAAHCLRRT; from the coding sequence ATGACCGAACGCGTTTTCGCCGTCGCCGCGCATCCCGACGATATCGAGTTCGTCATGGCGGGCACGCTCATCCGCCTGCGCGAGGCCGGCTACGAGTTGCACTACATGAACGTGGCCAACGGCTGCTGCGGCTCCACGCAGCACGATGCCGCCACGGTCGCCCGCGTTCGCCGTGAAGAAGCCGTCGCGGCCTGCCGGTCGATCGGGGCCGTGTTTCACGACAGCCTGGTCAACGACCTGGAAATCTTTTACGATCGTCCGACCCTCGTGCGACTGGCGGCCATCATGCGCGAGGTGTCACCGCAGATCGTGCTGACGCACTCGCCGGTCGATTACATGGAAGACCACACGAATACCTGCCGGCTGGTGGTGACGGCGGCGTTTGCCCGATGTATGCCGAACTTTCCCGCCGAGCCGCCCACGCCGGCCGTTTCGCAACCGGTGACGGTCTATCATGCTCAGCCGCACGGAAACCAGACGCCGCTCGGCGAACCCGTGCTGCCGGGCCTGTTTGTCGACGTCACCGACGTGATGCCGCAGAAGGCGGCCATGCTCGCCTGCCATGCCAGCCAGAAACGTTGGCTCGACGAAAGCCAGGGACTCGACTCCTATCTGCGCACCATGCAGGAGCTATCGGCCGAAGTCGGCCGCATGTCGGGCTGCTTTCAATACGCCGAAGGCTGGCGGCGGCACCTGCACCTTGGCTTTTGCAATGCGGACGCCGACCCGCTGGCCGACGCGCTCGCGGCCCATTGTTTGCGAAGAACGTAG
- a CDS encoding MT-A70 family methyltransferase → MPHKSMLTGLQGTFGTVLADPPWRFQNRTGKMAPEHKRLRRYQTMSIDEICAMPVAKHAAERCHLYLWVPNALVPWGLQVMDAWGFQYKTNLVWFKVRKDGGPDGRGVGFYFRNVTELVLFGVRGQLRTLPPGRRQVNLLSTRKEEHSKKPDELYRIIEQCSPGPRLELFARERVAGWTQWGDELGTYLGRRPVIPRYNAHKINGADDSSDPADDVHTHRRRSRSRAS, encoded by the coding sequence ATGCCGCACAAGTCGATGTTGACCGGATTACAGGGTACGTTCGGCACGGTCCTGGCCGATCCGCCCTGGCGCTTTCAAAACCGGACGGGCAAAATGGCGCCCGAGCACAAGCGCCTGCGCCGCTACCAGACGATGAGCATCGACGAAATCTGCGCGATGCCGGTCGCAAAACATGCCGCCGAGCGCTGCCACCTTTATCTCTGGGTGCCTAACGCGCTCGTGCCCTGGGGACTGCAAGTGATGGACGCCTGGGGCTTCCAGTACAAGACCAACCTCGTGTGGTTCAAGGTCCGCAAAGACGGCGGACCCGACGGGCGCGGGGTCGGCTTCTATTTCCGCAACGTGACCGAGTTGGTTCTGTTCGGCGTGCGCGGCCAATTGAGAACCTTGCCTCCCGGCCGCCGCCAGGTGAATCTGCTTTCGACTCGCAAGGAAGAGCACTCCAAGAAGCCCGACGAGCTTTACCGCATCATCGAGCAGTGCAGCCCCGGCCCGCGGTTGGAGCTTTTCGCCCGCGAGCGCGTGGCAGGCTGGACCCAATGGGGCGATGAACTGGGCACCTATCTCGGCCGGCGGCCCGTCATCCCGCGATACAACGCGCACAAGATCAACGGCGCGGACGACTCATCGGACCCTGCCGACGATGTTCACACTCATCGGCGGCGATCACGCTCCCGCGCTTCGTAG
- a CDS encoding DNA translocase FtsK, protein MLEKRNPKLDLAALLLLALSVFLSIALVTYDPADPPSDLVYPPQSVTNNACGWVGALVASLLFQLLGLGAYYLVVSLAMLDVALLGHKAVRNPSLRGAGWLLSLAGLTTLAAMAVPQFSPGPVIGAGGYLGATLYGLLAAHVATAGSFVLAFSLMVAGWLLATDYLLLRLSGWLVAIPARSVGRAFGGIGGSNAQRRSKVRSDLNGPAKPADDEDDGPPIRIAGKPAANEIADAGSADVVDEDQAEPLGKPSGGVQVAEPKSSSALRVRPPRKRDERQQVMNELDAASRTADTPDYQLPPIDMLLESEPFAFEEQEKEVRHKAKLLEQAFASFGLNVRVVEIETGPVIAQFEVELEAGLRLSKITSLADDLAIALRVPSVRIVAPIPGKNTVGVEVPNAERQLVRLREVIEESQAKAAKMRIPIFLGKDVSGNPMVADLTSLPHLLIAGRTGTGKSVCLNTMIVSMLMARRPDEVRMLLIDPKMVELSPYKTLPHLMHPVVTDMRKAEAILAWAVDKMEERYALLARAGVRHIAGYNQLGEEELFDRLQPESDEERQNIPTHLPYIVIVADEMADLMMTSAKEVETHIIRLAQKSRAVGIHLVLATQKPTVDVITGLIKSNLPARIAFQVASRTDSRVVLDEMGADKLLGNGDLLFLWPGTSTLLRGQGTYVSDEEINRIVEFVGTTEPDFVKELVQLKASGPGEGDADRFKKRDDLYEAAIDIVVREGRGSVSLLQRSLGIGYGRGARLIDFMSEDGIVGAYNGSQAREVLVTLEQWQQMSGQNAAAEVEASKPTRSRRIKPAAEEAAEEAPFDTDEEEVDEYNEGDVIDVEAEEAGGDVDDKEHEEEGHEDDEET, encoded by the coding sequence ATGCTCGAAAAGCGAAATCCGAAACTCGACCTCGCGGCGCTGCTCCTGTTGGCGCTGAGCGTCTTTCTCTCCATCGCGCTGGTCACTTACGATCCGGCCGATCCACCCAGCGACCTGGTTTACCCGCCCCAGAGCGTAACCAACAACGCCTGCGGCTGGGTCGGGGCGCTCGTGGCATCGCTGCTGTTTCAGTTGCTCGGACTCGGCGCCTATTACCTGGTGGTCTCGCTGGCCATGCTCGACGTGGCCCTGTTGGGACATAAGGCGGTCCGCAACCCCTCGTTGCGCGGCGCCGGCTGGCTGCTGTCGCTGGCCGGGCTGACCACGCTGGCCGCGATGGCCGTGCCGCAGTTCTCGCCCGGCCCGGTGATCGGCGCCGGCGGTTACCTCGGCGCCACGCTCTACGGCCTGCTCGCCGCGCACGTCGCCACGGCCGGTTCTTTTGTGCTGGCCTTCAGCCTGATGGTCGCCGGTTGGCTGCTGGCCACCGATTACTTGCTGCTGCGGCTGTCGGGCTGGCTGGTGGCGATTCCTGCCCGAAGCGTCGGCCGCGCGTTCGGCGGCATCGGCGGCAGCAATGCGCAGCGCCGCTCAAAGGTCCGCAGCGACCTGAACGGCCCGGCCAAGCCGGCCGACGATGAAGACGACGGCCCGCCCATCCGCATTGCCGGCAAGCCCGCCGCCAACGAAATCGCCGACGCCGGTTCCGCCGACGTGGTCGACGAAGACCAGGCAGAGCCGCTCGGCAAGCCGTCGGGCGGCGTGCAGGTGGCCGAGCCGAAATCGTCGAGCGCGCTGCGCGTGCGGCCGCCCAGAAAGCGCGACGAACGCCAGCAGGTGATGAACGAGCTCGACGCCGCCAGCCGCACCGCGGACACGCCCGACTATCAGTTGCCGCCCATCGACATGCTCTTGGAGAGCGAGCCGTTCGCCTTCGAAGAGCAAGAAAAAGAGGTCCGCCACAAGGCCAAGCTGCTGGAGCAGGCGTTCGCGAGTTTCGGCCTCAACGTGCGGGTGGTGGAGATCGAAACCGGCCCGGTCATCGCCCAGTTCGAGGTGGAGTTGGAAGCCGGTTTGCGGCTCTCGAAGATCACCAGTCTGGCCGACGACCTGGCGATTGCCCTGCGCGTGCCGAGCGTGCGGATTGTGGCACCCATCCCCGGCAAGAACACGGTCGGCGTCGAGGTGCCCAACGCCGAGCGGCAGCTCGTCCGGCTCCGCGAAGTGATCGAAGAGTCGCAGGCCAAGGCCGCGAAGATGCGCATTCCCATTTTCCTGGGCAAAGACGTGTCGGGCAATCCGATGGTCGCCGATCTGACCTCGCTGCCGCACTTGCTGATCGCCGGCCGCACCGGCACGGGCAAGAGCGTCTGCCTGAACACGATGATCGTGTCGATGCTCATGGCCCGCCGGCCCGACGAAGTACGGATGCTGCTGATCGACCCCAAGATGGTCGAGCTGAGTCCCTACAAAACGCTGCCGCACCTGATGCACCCGGTCGTCACCGACATGCGCAAGGCCGAAGCGATCCTGGCCTGGGCGGTCGACAAGATGGAAGAGCGATACGCCCTGCTGGCCCGCGCCGGCGTGCGGCACATCGCCGGCTACAACCAGTTGGGCGAAGAAGAGCTGTTCGACCGTTTGCAGCCCGAATCGGACGAAGAGCGCCAGAACATTCCCACGCACCTGCCGTACATTGTGATTGTGGCCGACGAGATGGCCGACTTGATGATGACCTCGGCCAAGGAAGTCGAGACGCACATCATTCGCCTGGCCCAGAAGAGCCGGGCGGTGGGCATTCACCTGGTGCTGGCCACGCAAAAGCCGACGGTCGACGTCATCACGGGGCTTATCAAGTCGAACCTGCCGGCACGCATCGCCTTCCAAGTGGCCAGCCGCACCGACAGCCGCGTGGTGCTCGACGAGATGGGGGCCGACAAGCTGTTGGGCAACGGCGACCTGTTGTTCCTCTGGCCGGGCACGAGCACGCTGTTGCGCGGTCAGGGCACTTACGTGAGCGACGAAGAGATCAACAGAATCGTGGAGTTCGTGGGCACGACGGAGCCGGATTTTGTGAAGGAGTTGGTGCAGTTGAAGGCCAGCGGACCGGGCGAGGGCGACGCCGACCGCTTCAAGAAGCGAGACGATCTTTACGAGGCGGCCATCGACATTGTGGTCCGCGAGGGGCGCGGCAGCGTGTCGCTGTTGCAGCGTTCGCTGGGCATCGGCTACGGCCGCGGCGCGCGGCTGATCGACTTCATGTCCGAAGACGGTATTGTGGGCGCCTACAACGGTTCGCAGGCCCGCGAAGTGCTGGTCACGCTCGAACAATGGCAACAGATGTCGGGCCAGAACGCGGCGGCTGAAGTGGAAGCGAGCAAGCCGACCCGCAGCCGCCGCATCAAGCCCGCCGCGGAAGAAGCGGCCGAGGAAGCGCCATTTGACACGGATGAGGAAGAGGTTGATGAGTATAACGAGGGCGACGTGATCGACGTGGAGGCGGAGGAAGCGGGCGGGGACGTTGACGACAAAGAACATGAGGAAGAAGGGCACGAGGACGATGAAGAAACGTGA
- a CDS encoding Panacea domain-containing protein: MFLRFDTTKTLQSIGVVLRQHHLCAASKLRIVKLLYVADRESIRETGFPILGTKTVAMDHGPLHSAVLDLINGEHVDEPCFAASFDKFGYMVQMVTDPGVDRLSRYEIEKLQEVCERYAAAGDWELAHHVTHRFPEWQNNFRPGTSTTISIESIIDAVGRGDDKASIMDDIRQELDADVAFGAKSL, translated from the coding sequence ATGTTCCTGAGATTCGACACGACAAAAACGCTGCAGTCCATCGGCGTCGTTCTCCGTCAGCACCATCTGTGTGCCGCGAGCAAGCTGCGCATTGTCAAGCTGCTTTACGTGGCCGATCGCGAAAGCATTCGCGAAACGGGCTTCCCGATTTTGGGAACCAAGACGGTCGCGATGGACCACGGGCCGCTGCACAGCGCCGTCTTGGACCTCATCAACGGCGAGCACGTGGACGAGCCGTGTTTCGCCGCCAGCTTCGACAAGTTCGGTTATATGGTGCAGATGGTCACCGACCCCGGCGTAGACCGGCTCTCGCGGTACGAGATTGAAAAGCTGCAGGAAGTTTGCGAGCGATATGCGGCCGCGGGCGATTGGGAACTGGCCCATCATGTGACGCACCGGTTTCCAGAGTGGCAGAACAACTTTCGGCCGGGGACGTCGACCACGATTTCAATCGAGTCGATCATCGACGCAGTCGGCCGAGGCGACGACAAGGCGTCAATCATGGACGACATTCGGCAAGAGCTCGATGCAGACGTTGCCTTCGGCGCAAAATCGTTGTAG
- a CDS encoding PhoPQ-activated protein PqaA family protein, with amino-acid sequence MKHALYLELLLAAFALMAAPASADETAAKADTTKTKGALADYVETPDQSFAWTVRRRGEIPQGTWCELTLTSQTWRDHAWKHQLFVLKPKKLRDGGRALLVIGGGNWKPELEQPPAAGEEVPGQAAMYAAVAENTGTPLAVLLQVPHQPLHGMREDALISHTFTQFVKTDDATWPLLLPMVKSAVAGMDAIGQFAKQEWSLDVDEFTVTGASKRGWTTWLTAAVDRRVTALAPAVIDTLNLPKQMPHQLASWGKPSEQIRDYTQRGLHLLLATPRGQRLVSIVDPYSYRHLIDQPKLILLGTNDRYWPLDALNLYWADLTGKKYVLYVPNQGHGLNDRERTLGTVTALHRQAAGELKLADLDWKFIDEPGKLRLRVTSSEPPQRVSAWLAESPTRDFREARWSSQPMEASGDGHEFVLPLPQKGLQAIFGEAVFATDRVPYFLSTNVRIVEK; translated from the coding sequence ATGAAGCACGCTTTATATCTCGAACTGCTCTTGGCCGCCTTCGCGCTTATGGCCGCACCGGCTTCGGCCGACGAAACGGCCGCGAAGGCCGACACCACAAAGACCAAGGGTGCCCTGGCCGATTACGTGGAAACGCCCGACCAGAGCTTCGCCTGGACCGTGCGGCGACGCGGCGAGATTCCGCAGGGCACGTGGTGCGAGCTGACACTCACCTCGCAGACCTGGCGAGACCACGCCTGGAAACACCAGCTCTTCGTGCTCAAGCCCAAGAAGCTCCGCGACGGCGGCCGGGCACTCTTGGTCATCGGCGGCGGAAACTGGAAGCCCGAACTCGAACAGCCGCCGGCGGCCGGCGAAGAAGTGCCGGGACAGGCGGCGATGTACGCCGCGGTGGCCGAGAACACGGGCACGCCGCTCGCCGTGCTGTTGCAGGTGCCGCACCAGCCGCTTCACGGCATGCGCGAAGACGCCTTGATCTCGCACACCTTCACGCAGTTCGTCAAAACCGACGACGCCACTTGGCCCTTGTTGCTGCCGATGGTCAAGAGCGCGGTGGCGGGCATGGACGCCATCGGACAGTTCGCCAAACAGGAATGGTCGCTCGACGTCGACGAGTTCACGGTCACCGGCGCCTCGAAGCGCGGCTGGACCACCTGGCTCACCGCCGCGGTCGATCGCCGCGTCACCGCCCTGGCGCCCGCCGTGATCGACACGCTCAACCTGCCCAAGCAGATGCCGCACCAGCTTGCGAGCTGGGGCAAACCTTCGGAGCAAATTCGCGACTACACCCAGCGCGGCCTGCACCTGCTCCTGGCCACGCCCCGCGGCCAGCGGCTGGTGTCGATCGTCGATCCCTACAGCTATCGTCATCTCATCGACCAGCCGAAGCTGATTCTGCTCGGCACGAACGACCGCTATTGGCCGCTCGACGCACTCAATCTCTACTGGGCCGACCTGACGGGCAAGAAGTACGTCTTGTACGTTCCCAATCAGGGTCACGGGTTGAACGATCGCGAGCGCACGCTGGGCACGGTCACCGCCTTGCACCGGCAGGCGGCGGGCGAGCTGAAGTTGGCCGATCTCGATTGGAAGTTCATCGACGAGCCCGGCAAGCTGCGGTTGCGGGTCACGTCGAGCGAACCCCCGCAGCGCGTCTCGGCCTGGCTGGCCGAATCGCCCACGCGCGACTTCCGCGAGGCCCGCTGGTCGAGTCAGCCGATGGAAGCGAGCGGCGATGGCCACGAATTTGTGTTGCCGCTCCCTCAAAAGGGATTGCAGGCCATCTTCGGCGAAGCCGTCTTCGCTACCGACCGCGTGCCGTATTTTCTGTCGACGAACGTGCGAATTGTGGAAAAGTAG
- a CDS encoding DUF1553 domain-containing protein, with protein MIRLTIWSSAIVSVSWPAATARAEDPARPIEFNRDIRPILSDNCFQCHGPDRAQRKADLRLDLQAEALAERDGGRPIVPGNAAASELLRRMTTADADERMPPADSKRRPTAQQIELLRRWIEQGAPWQAHWSLIPPQRPAVPTLNESDGPASPIDAFILARLRREGLHHSPPADKTTLLRRVTLDLTGLPPAPAEVDAFLADDAPDAYERVVDRLLASPRFGERMAARWLDGARYADTNGYQSDGERIMWRWRDWVIEAFNRKLPFDQFTVEQLAGDLLPGCTLDQRIATGFNRNHRGNAEGGIVPEEYAVEYVVDRVDTTGTVWLGLTLGCARCHDHKFDPFSQRDYYRLFAYFNNVPERGKAVKYGNSPPVALSPTRDQQAGLQSLERQLAAAEESFAKLADPLATGQQAWEQSLVGGPPLDWTLTEGLVAAYSFDGDLLNRVDAQKSGRIVDGAEQFAAGRTGQAVQFDGRRFVEAGDLAPFGFYDKFTLSAWVRLGDDPRGTIVSRMTDATQADGYYLTADGGRIQLNLVKRWLDDALRVETQRRLIPGRWHHVAATYDGSRVASGIHIYIDGEAEPLNVPLDDLNQSFDTKQPLRIGGGGGSDGRFRGALDDVRVYRRALDADEVRVVATVETIGDIAAMAPEHRPTGMTLKIRACFLNEAAPPAIRDAWRQVVELGNQRTAMIESFPTTMVMQESPQPRPTHLLVRGQYDRPGDALSAGVPASLPPLADGLPNNRLGLARWLVGPTNPLTARVAVNRLWQMLFGTGLVKTVDDFGAQGEPPSHPELLDWLATEFVAMGWDVKAMLRQLVTSATYRQSSKVSPERLARDPDNRWLARGPRYRLSAEMVRDQALAAGGLLVERLGGPSVRPYQPEGLWNDLSGVDYVQDHGEKLYRRGLYVFWKRTVAPPVMVTFDAAGRETCIVRETRTNTPLQALTLLNEVSLVEAARGLAERAMQVAESPPRRIEWMFRLVTARLPSATELDTLLRGWQRHAEHYRTHAEAAAAAIKIGESRPDAALDAAQLAAYMAVAGVILNLDEAVTKQ; from the coding sequence ATGATCCGTCTTACCATCTGGTCGTCGGCCATCGTCAGCGTGAGCTGGCCGGCGGCGACCGCCCGCGCTGAAGACCCCGCTCGGCCGATTGAATTCAATCGCGATATCCGGCCCATCCTGTCAGACAACTGCTTCCAGTGCCACGGGCCTGACCGCGCACAACGCAAGGCCGACCTGCGGCTCGACCTACAAGCCGAAGCCCTGGCCGAGCGCGACGGCGGCCGTCCGATCGTGCCGGGCAACGCCGCCGCCAGCGAGCTGCTGCGGCGAATGACCACGGCCGATGCCGATGAACGAATGCCCCCCGCCGACAGCAAGCGCCGGCCGACCGCCCAGCAGATCGAACTCCTCCGGCGCTGGATCGAGCAGGGCGCGCCGTGGCAAGCGCATTGGTCGCTCATTCCGCCCCAGCGGCCCGCCGTGCCGACGCTCAACGAGAGCGACGGGCCTGCCAGTCCGATCGACGCCTTCATTCTCGCACGGCTCCGGCGCGAGGGCCTTCACCACTCGCCGCCCGCCGACAAAACAACCTTGCTGCGCCGCGTCACGCTCGATTTGACCGGCCTGCCGCCGGCCCCCGCGGAAGTCGATGCTTTTCTCGCCGACGACGCACCCGACGCTTACGAGCGGGTCGTCGATCGACTGCTCGCTTCGCCGCGTTTCGGTGAACGCATGGCGGCACGCTGGCTGGATGGCGCCCGGTATGCCGACACGAACGGCTATCAGAGCGACGGCGAGCGGATCATGTGGCGCTGGCGCGACTGGGTGATTGAAGCCTTCAACCGCAAGCTGCCGTTCGATCAATTCACCGTCGAGCAGCTTGCCGGCGACCTGTTGCCCGGTTGCACCCTCGATCAGCGGATCGCCACCGGCTTCAACCGCAACCATCGCGGCAACGCGGAAGGCGGCATCGTGCCGGAAGAGTACGCCGTGGAGTATGTGGTCGACCGCGTGGATACGACGGGCACCGTCTGGCTGGGTCTGACGCTCGGCTGCGCCCGCTGCCACGACCACAAGTTCGATCCCTTCAGTCAGCGCGATTACTACCGGCTGTTTGCCTACTTCAACAACGTGCCGGAGCGCGGCAAGGCGGTCAAGTACGGCAACTCGCCGCCCGTCGCGCTCTCGCCGACCCGCGACCAGCAGGCCGGCCTCCAATCGCTCGAACGGCAGCTTGCCGCGGCCGAGGAGTCGTTCGCCAAGCTGGCAGACCCACTCGCCACCGGCCAGCAGGCGTGGGAGCAGTCGCTCGTGGGCGGCCCGCCGCTCGATTGGACGCTTACCGAGGGTCTGGTGGCGGCCTATTCCTTCGACGGCGATCTGCTGAATCGTGTCGACGCGCAAAAGAGCGGCCGCATCGTCGACGGTGCCGAGCAGTTCGCCGCGGGACGCACCGGGCAAGCGGTGCAATTCGACGGCCGCAGGTTCGTCGAGGCCGGCGATCTCGCGCCATTCGGCTTTTACGACAAGTTTACGCTTTCGGCCTGGGTGCGGCTGGGCGACGACCCCCGCGGCACCATCGTGTCGCGAATGACCGATGCGACGCAGGCCGATGGTTATTACCTGACCGCGGACGGCGGCAGAATTCAGCTCAACCTCGTCAAACGCTGGCTCGACGATGCCCTGCGTGTGGAGACGCAGCGCAGGCTCATCCCCGGCCGGTGGCACCACGTCGCCGCCACCTACGACGGCTCTCGCGTGGCGTCCGGCATTCACATCTACATCGACGGAGAGGCCGAACCGCTCAACGTGCCGCTCGACGATCTGAATCAGTCGTTCGACACCAAGCAGCCGCTGCGCATCGGCGGGGGCGGTGGAAGCGACGGACGGTTTCGCGGCGCGCTCGACGACGTGCGCGTGTACCGCCGCGCGCTCGACGCCGACGAGGTGCGGGTGGTCGCCACGGTCGAAACGATCGGCGACATCGCCGCCATGGCGCCCGAGCACCGGCCCACCGGCATGACGCTCAAAATTCGCGCCTGCTTTCTGAACGAGGCCGCGCCGCCAGCGATTCGCGACGCATGGCGGCAGGTGGTTGAGCTTGGGAACCAGCGCACCGCCATGATCGAATCGTTCCCCACGACGATGGTCATGCAAGAGTCGCCGCAGCCCCGCCCGACGCACCTGCTCGTTCGCGGGCAATACGACCGGCCGGGCGACGCCCTCTCTGCCGGCGTGCCCGCCAGCCTGCCGCCGCTTGCCGACGGCTTGCCGAACAACCGGCTCGGCCTGGCGCGTTGGTTGGTCGGTCCGACCAACCCGCTCACGGCCCGCGTGGCCGTCAATCGCCTTTGGCAGATGCTGTTCGGCACGGGGCTGGTGAAGACGGTGGACGACTTCGGCGCGCAAGGCGAACCGCCTTCGCACCCGGAATTGCTCGACTGGCTGGCCACCGAGTTCGTCGCCATGGGCTGGGACGTGAAAGCGATGCTCCGCCAACTGGTCACGAGTGCCACGTATCGGCAATCGTCCAAGGTATCGCCGGAGCGGTTGGCGCGCGATCCCGACAATCGCTGGTTGGCGCGGGGGCCGCGGTATCGGTTGTCGGCGGAGATGGTCCGCGACCAGGCCCTGGCCGCCGGCGGCCTGCTGGTCGAGCGGCTGGGTGGGCCGTCGGTCAGGCCCTATCAGCCCGAAGGCCTCTGGAACGACTTGTCGGGCGTCGACTACGTGCAGGACCACGGCGAAAAGCTCTATCGCCGCGGGTTGTACGTCTTCTGGAAGCGGACGGTGGCGCCGCCCGTGATGGTCACGTTCGACGCCGCCGGCCGCGAGACGTGCATCGTGCGCGAGACGCGGACCAACACGCCGCTGCAAGCGCTGACTTTGTTGAACGAGGTCAGCCTTGTCGAAGCGGCCCGCGGCCTGGCCGAACGGGCAATGCAGGTGGCCGAGTCGCCGCCGCGGCGAATCGAATGGATGTTCCGCCTCGTCACCGCCCGGCTGCCCAGCGCCACGGAGCTCGACACTCTGTTGCGCGGCTGGCAGCGGCACGCGGAACACTATCGGACGCACGCGGAAGCCGCCGCGGCCGCCATCAAGATCGGTGAATCGCGGCCGGATGCCGCGCTGGACGCGGCGCAACTGGCGGCCTACATGGCGGTGGCCGGGGTGATCTTGAACCTGGACGAGGCGGTAACGAAGCAATAG